The Snodgrassella alvi wkB2 genome window below encodes:
- the ribF gene encoding bifunctional riboflavin kinase/FAD synthetase: MRVWLGSGQQPDWPDGTAVTIGNFDGVHCGHRHILMRLRQEAGQRGLSSVVMMFEPQPQEFFAQQAGKTLPFRLTPLRDKLDLLAASGCVDAVYVVRFNQQFAAMQPMDFISQMLVRHLHTRYLLVGDDFRFGTRRSGDFTLLQAQNEFVTEHTPSIVVEDVRASSTAVRMALASGNLAYAQLLLGHEYTLSGRVKHGAKLGRELGCPTANVHLPALHYALNGVFVVDVSGAFGRKRGVASFGKNPTVSSGSLQKLEVHIFDCEDDLYGQRLQVHFLHKLRDELKFESLAALQTQIFADMEAARIWQAA; this comes from the coding sequence ATGCGAGTTTGGTTGGGGAGCGGGCAGCAGCCGGATTGGCCGGATGGTACTGCGGTGACTATCGGTAATTTTGACGGGGTTCATTGCGGGCACCGGCATATTTTGATGCGTTTGCGTCAGGAAGCCGGACAGCGCGGGCTTAGTTCGGTGGTGATGATGTTCGAGCCGCAACCACAGGAATTTTTTGCGCAGCAGGCAGGGAAAACTTTGCCGTTTCGTCTGACTCCGCTACGCGATAAGCTGGATCTGCTTGCTGCAAGCGGCTGTGTTGATGCGGTTTATGTTGTGCGGTTTAATCAGCAGTTTGCAGCTATGCAACCGATGGATTTTATCAGTCAGATGTTGGTCAGGCATTTGCACACGCGCTATTTGCTGGTAGGTGATGATTTCCGCTTCGGTACACGGCGCAGCGGTGATTTTACTTTATTGCAGGCGCAGAATGAGTTTGTTACTGAGCACACGCCTTCAATTGTGGTTGAAGATGTGCGCGCATCCAGTACTGCGGTGCGGATGGCACTGGCTTCAGGTAATCTGGCTTATGCACAGTTGTTGCTGGGGCACGAGTATACGCTGAGTGGTCGTGTGAAGCACGGGGCTAAACTGGGGCGTGAACTGGGTTGTCCTACTGCTAATGTGCATTTACCGGCTTTGCACTATGCTCTGAACGGGGTATTTGTGGTCGATGTATCCGGAGCTTTCGGGCGTAAGCGCGGGGTAGCCAGTTTTGGTAAAAACCCGACTGTGTCTTCGGGCAGTTTACAAAAGCTTGAAGTGCATATTTTTGATTGTGAAGATGATTTATACGGGCAGCGTTTACAGGTGCATTTTTTGCATAAGCTGCGCGATGAGCTGAAGTTTGAATCGCTGGCTGCGTTACAGACGCAGATTTTTGCTGATATGGAAGCTGCCCGAATATGGCAGGCTGCCTGA